The DNA segment GTCAGTTGAGGGAGATGATTGTCCCTCTCTGCACTGCACTGGTGCAGCCTCAAGTACTTGGTGCAGTTTTGCACACCTTAGTGTAAGAACAGGAAGCTATTAGAGTGTGTCCAGAGGAAGGAAACCAAGATTGTGAAGGGTCTTGAGGGCAAGAATTATGAGGAACTGCTGGTGGTCAgccactggaacaggcttcccagggaagtggttcCAGCAGTGACCTGTCACAGTTCAAGGGCCATCTGGACAATGCTCTTAAGTCATACAGTTTAGTGTTAGTTAATCCTTTAAGGAGCAGGAGTTGGACTTGATGTTCTTTATGTGTCCCTTACAACTCAGGATATTCTATGTTTCTAACTATTTCAAGGACACAAAATCAGTATGAAGGGATTCTGGGGGtaggggcagggagggaagcagcatcTTTCATAGGGAACCAgtattctcattttctctcacaGATTAATTAAGGAAGTTTCACTGAAGAGCTCTTCTCATGACAGTCCAGGCCCTTTTCTCCCAGGCACCTTTCTCAAGAAATGAGAGGATAATTGTGAAACAGTGATTTCTTGTTTTGCAGTCAGAGGAGGAAGCTATCTGAGCTACAGTTCTTACCAACACTCCACACTTTTGCTCATGGAGCAACAACAGCCTCTTCATTTGTACCTAAAGTTCTTTGAAGATACTTCTTCACTTGGCTTAAATTCATTCTTATTTAGGTTAAATTACCCTAATAGCCACAAAGAGAACATTCTCACTTACAAGACTTTTTCATTACTAAAGGCTGGTTTAACCTGGGCTTTGTCATTCCCTTTTCAATGGGTATTCAAGTGGCAACAAAATCAGTGAATTCTTTTGTTGTAGATGGTTTCCAGGGTCTTTTCCTGGTTCCTTACTTGCCTCAAAGCACTcagagttttgttgttttgcaaccaaatggcaaaaaaaccccacaagccTCCTCCCCTAATCCCTTGAGCTCATGCTAAAAGAATGCCAACACTCCACTGTGTCTAAAGACTTTACTATAGACATTTTCATACCCAGGCTGGGGTAGATCAGTTGTTCAAACTTTAGTGCCAAGGAACCCATTAACTATAGGGAAAAAGTAAACCAGATTTTAATACTTGCATTGCCCGAATTCAACTTTAGCTTTCTAAAGAGGACACTGACTGAAACGTTACAGAAcctgcttttgaaagaaagaatagCCAGTGATGTGTTCCTCTAGTAGCAGACTATTCAAGAAATGAAGACATTACTAGCACTTTAAATGAATAAAAgtgctttcctttattttacagctttctCATTCCTCTAACATAGGTTTTCATTTTAGCATTTAGATATTTTAGCAATATCTGTTGTTTTCTctgacttctgtgttttaaatactTTACTCCTGTGCCCAGGAGTAGCAGTGGCTACCTGGTTGTCTGTACAGtcctttttaataaatgtttgttTCATGTCCTGCTTTCTTCCTGCACAGTATTTTCACATCTGTTACTTGTTTGTGCTGCTGATAAGCAGCCATATCCCTAAAGGTAAACCCCAGTTCTCTCTTTTACAGGATGCAATTAGCCACAATTCTGTTCTATCTGCGTAGAAACTTTATAGAGAGAAATACAGGGAAATAAATATCCCTTCTAATGagcttttgaaaatggaaaaggagacaGCAAGACAAGTTTTAACTCAGCCAAACTTCTTAGACACATTTCAGGAACACAAACCACTATGTGCTTAAGCTGCAGGATTTCTGCATCTGTGTAAGAGTCATAAACAGTGTCTAATTCCCCAAAGCAGGTACTTCTGGAACAAACCCATCTTCTGCTGCCACTGACTACTCACACTGGACCTGGATAGTTTGCGTGCATAAAAATACCTTACTTGCACCTGGAGGTATCCAGCTGTGAAACTCAGACCCAGAAAAAGTAACAAGGAAATCACGTCCCTTTTCAACCACTGAAAGCTCTGAAGGGACATTTCTTCTTGTCTGTGACTGATTCACAGTGCTTCAGCTTGAGCTAGTTCCCAGCCAATttaacccaaaacaaaccactctTAGGTGGGAACAAGTCTTGCTCAGACAGGTTTCAGTTTGAAGACTCATATCCAACACCTTCTGTCAGGTGCTAGATTCCCAAGAGGGCAAACCCCAGATGGATATTTCACAGTTCTGTACTACTGAGGAACctcacattttgttttgctttctaaagtTAAACTGAAAGCAGCAAGAGACATGATGCCCTTTGTGATTCGAGGTAGAGACAGCTGTTTTCCAAAGAGTCCTGCTTTGCCATTAGGAAGACTATCTTCTTCTAATGTGTGCTGGTGATACCAGTCACAAACTGATGACTGGGGAGCTTATGGGAGCACTTCCTAACCCAGTTCTGTCAGGAAAGCCCACATACAATGTACACTGCCAGCAAAGGAGGTAAGCTACAGCAGCATGGTAACTCCAGTCCTGAGAAATGACCTCTGCTATTGCCAGTTATTTTAAAGACTTAATTCTCTGAATGGAAATACACCTTTATAAGggcttttttcctgttcctgaTACACACACTTCTATCATAGTAACGACATTACATGCAAGTAGGTAGAAGAGATGATTTCTTACAGAGGTTCTCTCCAAGAGATCTGCAGCATCTCAGCTCTGATAGTTTGCTGTTCTGATCCAGCAGACTGAAGTTGCATTTCCAGTGGTTTAAGCTTCAAGTATAATTCCACTTAACATCAGCATCATCAAATACATAATCTCATTGGTGAGATAAGCCTTGTTTAATTCAGTCAGACATAAGTACAGTCATCTGTGTTGAACTCCTGAGTAATGGACAAAACCTGCATGTTTCTGTGTCCATTTTCCTGGAAAACTACTGCCCTCTGCATCCTCATTTCcacctttttcccccccctaaTTTATCAAAGAGATTCTCAATTAAGTCTCTGTTTTTCAGACAAATGTCATtgttctttggtttcttttcattcatctttgtaagataataataaaaacgAAAAAGTTTGAGCAAACTTGGTTGTGCCAGAGCTCCAAACAGCTTCTGGTGCTTTGGTCAGTGCTCCCTCTCAAACTTTCACATAGAAACACTTAACCCACAGTGCTTTCAATGCTTAACTGCCTGTAAGACTGATAGCACTGATTTCCTGGTATTATAAACCTATTACCTTTTTGATATGTCTCCTATACTTGATGAGACTGAAATGAACTACTATATTGCTGCATCCAGCTGCTTCTCAAGTGTCCTCTGCAGGATTAccctgcaaaacaaagcaaagagcatTGAGACCAATTAGGTTACCATACTTCGAGAGCACTTTTCCAAACCATTAACTTTGATGGAATAACATCTCATTACATAAAGTTACAGAATTGTTACTCAGATCTGAATAGTTTGCTTCAGGTTAAGTGTGTGTTCTGTTGTTCTGCGGGTTTTGTGTGTTTActtggggtttattttaaagctttacaCATACTCCATGATCTGCTGGGCCAGAGAGACAGACATCCATAGCTCCTCCTGGTGTTACCACACTTCAGGATCTACAGTTGGTAACTGGCAGTGACGGGACAAGGGAGATTGGGTTAAGGCTGACAGAGAGGCAGATTTAGCTCAGACATGAGGCAGAcgctgttccctgtgagggatgtggggcacagggtgcccagagaagccgtggctgccccatcacctCCACCATCTGCCCTGACCCTCACCGCCACCCCACACGTTCCATGCCCGCTCCATGCCTCCCTTCGGGCCCCATTCCCGACGCACCGGCTCCTGAGGAgcagcctcacgctcacagggCCCCTCACGGCCACCTCAGCCTCTCgtgggggggcggggccggcaCGTCGCGGGTGAAGTACGTCACGGGTGACGTCACACACCTCTGCGCTCGGTGTAACCCTCCGGTGTTAATGCAGCCCCGGGGCTGCTGCATGCACACGGGTGGTCGGTGGTGAGAGCCAATGGAGAGAACTGAATTACCCTGGGGCTATGATATGCGCTTTAAAACTAAAGTACACAGACAATCCCACCTCCTCCGACAGAAAGTAACTGAAGGGTTTAGATAAGCTTGGTCAAGGAGTGGGAAACAAAAGCATGCTGCGGGTAGTGCTTGGGACACCTGACTCTTAAAGTcggcatccagctctggggcctcagcacaagagggacgtggagctgcttgagcagatgctgcgagggctggagctgctctgctctggagccaagctgagagagctgggctggggcagcctggagaaggctccttaaagggagaccttagagcagctccagtgcctaaaggggctgcagaaaacctggagaggctttggacaagggcctgtagggacaggacaaggggaatggctttaacctgacagaggggagatggagatgagctcttaggcagaagctcttccctgtgagggtgctgaggcgctggcacagggtgcccagagaagctgtggctgccccatccctggcagtgctcaaggccaggttggatggagcttggagcaacctggtcaaATGGTCTAAAGtgaaactgtaaagaaaagcaCACACTCAAGACATAAGATACAAGCCAAATACAATTCAGCCACATTCATCTTGCTAACTGCCTATTTAAGTACACAAATTGTGGAGTTCTCTGTTAGTTTATTTTACCAAAACTGGTGATGTGAGAAAGAAACATGTTATCAGAAAGATGAAGCACAACTGCTCTGGTGTATCAGTTACTGGCATTCAATGCTGCATAGTTACACCACTATATCCTTGCTTAGAATTCATGTTAAAGCAGCATTATAAATTAGATTGCAATTCTGAAACTTAACACAAGAGATTCTGGTTTGCAGTCAGCAGTtgaaacacagcatttctgcCAATAACCCACTGCAGAGATGGGCAGTGTTACAATGGCTTCCACTAGGTTAACCTTGGTTGGTAACTAAGTCAGTGGCTCTCACCTTCACCCTAGCAGGATGGGGGCAAGAACCAtaagggtaaaagtgagaaaacttgtgggttgagataaagacagttaaaaactaactaaagaaaaatactattcACAGCACTTTTTGTTAAAAGTAGTGAGCATTTTACCTGGAAGAACTTCTACTGTTTGAGGGCTTGCCAGTATCTGTgaagacagtgttctcacaggaaaatgaatatttggtacatgagctctgaataactccgagggatacagcaaggccatgggaggcccgaggaagcctaagcaagcaagataagaagctgtaattcactgagttatgagaactgtggattgttggcaagcgttcaaggtcaagttctcacacctgtgcttaaccaattatgtgttagtcactaagggtcttcaagacaagtatccaatcatgatatgccaaattacTGTAGGTATGTGTgagcaatagtatataaggagttaatgctttgcaataaatggctttttgtctgatcacattgatctctgactgagtctgTTCCGCGGCAAGTATCAATGCAGAAATATTGAAACATGAACTCTGACAAAACCAAGCTGGCTGAGGGGTTCCAGGTCTGACAGCAATTTGCAGTCGCTAATCAATACTGGCTATTCCCTGGAAAAAGAATGCCTCTTTCTCCCATGTTTCATTCTCCCAAAGCAATAATCGAGCTCATGAGTTGTCAGCAATGTCACAACCTCCACTGAGCTCATTTTCGTCTACTTGAGCATGGATTAGATTAGAACCAAGGACCTGAAATGGAAGTTTTAACTGTGCTGTTGGCTCTTTCATTCACATGAGACAGACTTCACATAACAGAATGCAGATGGCTGTGTATGTGATGGGGGACACTCTGAAATGCAACAGCAGGAACACTTGAAGGCTTAGTTCAGCAACAGGTACTTTGTTCCACTTCAATCTAATGAAACTTCAGCAATTAAGTTTAGTGTGTAAGAATGACAGGCTCGCACAGCTATCACTTATCTTCTTTCCCTCCAGAAGGACTGCACTATTCCCACTGATCCAGCAGGAACAGTCCATTTTGTATACAACCTCAGTGATGAGCATCAAGAGCATTACATGAAGTAAGAAAATACAGACTGTGTCAAAAAAATGCAGGCACTGGCTCTTTGTAGCATCCACTTCATTTCTACTCCAAAAAGCTCTGGCTTTGGAATTCTTTACTTGGTTTCAAGTATGCTGAACACAGATACTACTGTCAAAGTTCTTCCAGGTTTCTTCCCAAGCTCCCCTCCCACCTCCTACCTGCCTGGGTGGATAACCAGTAATCTGTTACTAGATCAGTCAACTGAAGCTActaaaagaaggcagaagttgGCAGCATCAGCTATGACTGCAGGGACACATTGTTCCTCTCTAACCCTCCTGTTCTAGGCTCCTGGAATACATGTAAAGCAATAAGAGTTCTGTCAAAACACAGGGGAGGGAGAAACAGCATGTTCCCTAGATGTGTGCCCTCCAGAATTGATGTATCTTCAGGAGCTGCTCAAAAGCACTACTGAGCTGTGACTGCACTGCATCATGCATCACCTGGAGAGATACCACTGCTTTCCATCAAGGTGGGGCAGATAAGCCCTTATCCTGTAGAAGTGCTCTTTGCTGCCTGGGGCAAGAAGAGGCATAGCTAGCATCTTCACTGTAAGGCAATGTCGGGCTACCCTTCAGCCAGAAGTAGGTCTTGTAGAGTTTCTCTCATGTCTCTTTTCTGAAGGGGCtgcattttctccttcattctAAAGCAGCGAGttcctccaggagctgctccttctcctgctgcagatCCTGAACCCGCTGTTTGTTCTGCTCTAGTCTGTCCTCCAGCCACTGAAGCAGTGGCCCACTGATGGCTGACATCTGGCTGCAGAGGTTCTTTGTGAACACTGGAAAGAGCAAGAAGATATCATGCCAGGGCAAACACAAAAGGCTACAACAACCCCAAAGCCAAGAGCATTAGAGACAGCCGAGGCAGCACTCCAACATGTTGGCCAAGGCAAACAGACATCCCCACAGGAGAGTCAGAATCAGCAGCTTGCTAAACAGAGAAACAAGCTATTCCAATCTGACCTTTAGACAGGAATCTGTAAAAATCTGTATCATCACTGATGCCAATTATTTTCTAAATCCAGAAGCAAAGAATTCCTCAGGTATTGAACAGGTGAAAATAGCCAATGGGGTATTTATCTTGGAACAGAAGTGGGAATTAGGATTCACCTTATCTCATGGGCAAAAGCAAAGATGGCATTTCCTGTATGTTACATGCATATGCCACAAGACACAATCACACATCAACCAGACACTACTCTTTAACACTCACCAAATCCAAAAGCCCCTTGCTgttccaacagaaaaaaaaccccaaacccaaaccaacccaaaactccccaaacaaaccaaaagtcTATTGCAATTTTAATCAACTGTGTAAAGGTCAAAGGACACAATAGCATTCATAAAGCCCAGGATTAGGTTATTCTACAGCCCTTGATGTTTTCCTGTAAAGTGTTTTGTTACAATTCTGTTCCTCCACTAGACTTTATATAAGAAGACAACAATCTCAGGGAATTCTCTGGGTTACACAGTGGTTTGTGATTGGAAATAAACTCTATggcaaagaaaaaggcaaaagtttGTGCTATTATAGCTTTACAAGTGCCTTTTATGGAAAAGGGTGGGTGGCTGTTACACAGCTGGGGTCTGCTGTCCCTCAGAGTTAGAGCCAAACCAGCCCCTGTTCAAGACTGCTGTTTAGACTCTGGGAGCAGCATTCTGGATCACTGCATGCAAAAAAGGAATCCTTACCTGAGCCATTATGAATCTTGGTTATGGAGTCTAGATGGGTGAGGCTGACAGAAATGAACAGAATGAGGTTAGTGACAAGATAGCAGTCGATTGCCTATTAGGCAAACCCAGGCTATAGAACCAGCTACCTACAAGTCACTGACACTGCAGGTACATCTAAACCCCTTCATATGTGGAAGCCCTGTACCTTCACAAGGATAACAAAAGAGCCTGTGCACAGAAACATCAGTGCTGAGCACCAGAGGCAGAAAAAATGAAGCTGATACTTAATCAAATTTTTCATGCTTCTTCTCAGCACTTACCCTGGTTAAACACTAACTACTGTCACACACAGACATATCACTAAAGGGCCACCATTAGCTCACACGTGCTCTATCTCTTTTTCGTTGCAGCAAAGGAGCAGTTACACTTAGCTCTTGCGTGCAAAACTGAGGGACCTTCAACTCCTTAATGTGAAGGTATTCAACCAGTTCTCCCATAAAGGCATACGAGCTGCTAACACTTCTTATTTTCTACACCCCTACTAAGGTTATGGTGCTTTGAAGTACAGAAAGAGTTGCACGTGTTAGCAAAGACAGTCTTGGAGAGGGGTGTAGTCCCAGTGTTGTTACCTGTGAATTCTTCTGTAAGCATCTTGTTCTTCTTGGCAAAGGATCTTGGGCAGCTCTACAGCTGATTCCAGACACACCTTCCCAATGGTTTCATGGGGGACAACATGAATTGGAATTTCGATCCTTTCATATCTAAAAAGGCATCAGACACAATTAACTTCAAGGTTCTTCTGCAAACCTGCAACAGTTTGTCTGATGCTTGACACTGCGCATGTTTGGGAACACATGCCTGAGTTGCTAGGCAAATTGAAGCCACACATTTGTCTGAAACTGTAATGATAAAATGCTACAGCAACTAAATAGCCAGTACTGCCAATATGACGCACAGCATATGTGAGGTTGGCAGGGACTCTGCACCACTCTACACAAGCTTGAAGCTGCGACCTCTAGAGTTGAAAGTAAAAAGGTGGCTCTTCTACACAGCAGATTACAGCACAAATACCCAGACGACAGTGTCCTACACACATCTTAAAACTACTACATTATCTAGGCTAAATTAATAAGGTCTAAATTGTAGATTCTCTTCAGCCTGCATTAGCCGAAGTATGGAGACTGTGTTCAGGCATCTCTATACGGTATTTGCTCCTCGTGACAGCAGCCGTTTGAGACAAGATTAAATACAACCTGATGCTGGACATAGTATTTTTCTGCTGTACTCACTCTGAGCTCTTTTGGGCCTGAATGGACTGGAAACAGGTGTAGAGAATCCTGCCTGTCTAAGAGAGATGGCAGGAAGTCAGATTCCAAGagtaaaaaagtaaaacaaaaataatcatctAAACCCACACAATCCTTCAGGAAGCAGAATGTGCTTTCAAATAACACTGTACCAGGTTGCAAAGGGACATGCTTTTCACTTTGATTGCTGTGCTGGAACTGTTTACAAGCACATACTGATAAACCCATTAACTATGGAGAAAACCTTTAACAGCAGCTCCCTGGAAAACTGAGACAAGACACAGCGCTGCCAGCTTATCTCACACTACAGCAGCATCTCCTAAGGAGGCCAAGGCACAGAGCTGCAATAAGCTGTACCTGCTGGACTGAACAGCTGAAGGGCACTCATGTAtttcagcacacacacacactgcagccatCTGATGCAATCCCAGAAACCTGGTGGCAGCCCAGCTTTGCTGGCTGGAGAACCAGGCTGTAAATCAACAGAGAGTAATTAATAACTCTCTCTTTTGTCATTGGGATTATGATCCAAACATCACCATTCAAGCCATGCTTTGACTGTGCTCCAAGCAGAGCTCTGCCCTTCTTGAAGGCTGCATGCAGGGATTTCAGCTCTACCCTGTTGCTCACGAGCACCTGGAGGGTTTACTGTCATTTTTAAGTTGCCTACCTTTGTGTTTTTGTCCTCAATGAAGCACGAAAAGATAAGCCCAACAAAACCTTGGTCCATCATCTGATACATGGCTTGTGTGCGGACATCTGCAGacaaagaaataagagaatgaAATCTGCACTGCTCACCTGAAGGAGCAGAGAAGGATTTGCACCTTTTGAAAGGTGACCTGGAACTTGGTTACAAATGTcacaagctttattttaaagtctttaCTCCAAGCGACTACgttaaaaagataaaactaaattaaaatgcaattaataGTAAATCTTATAAATACAGGATGAattacagaagaagaaattagcATCAGCTTGGTGCCACAGATCACCCTATAGCCATAATGTCCAACAGATActcatgcatttctttttaaaaaagctttttttctgcattaacaGTCATAGATGTcaaaaaccagcacagcagcactgtgattCCCACAGCCTTTTTTGCTATTCCCTACACTCTATGTCTGAAAAAACAGTAGTACCAGTATAGCTGAGCTTTAACTGAGTGCACCTGCCTCAGGAATGGGGCTACATTGGCAGATGCTCCTGACACCCATCGTGACAATCTTGTCCTACTGGAGGATGCCTGAGAAACCAAACTTTGATAGTTGGGATGTGAAGAGCTGACAAAAAAGCAGTAAACTGAACCATACTATTAGTTATTGCTGTGAGTTTTCATACAGAACCTAGAACAAAACTGCTCTCACCAACATGTGATGGCCAGACAGTAATGTGAGGATGAGAGTGATACCAGCCCACAACTCTCATGGGACGTCCCGTCATTTCAGCCAACCTGTGTGTGAGTCAAGGTGCTTTGGAAACCAGCAGAGCAAATAGAAGGTTTTTTGcacaaggaaaaccaagggAGTTTTAAAAGAGCTTCTGATCAGCCAGCAGAATTCCAGATGCCTTTGTGGAGGGGTGACAAGGCACACGGCAAGAAGCTGATGGAAGCTtcttccccagcactggcagGATGCCACTACTGCAGAAGCAAACTGCATTTTGTTGGCACATGGCAGTAACACAGCAGCAACCTGTCTAAAACAGCATCCTTGAATGGATGTAGGGAAAAGGCTCTCCAATGCACTCTGCTTGGAAAGAGACTTGTTAACCTTTCATTATCGACTAAGTCTCCTACTGAACAGCTATACTCCCCACAACATACTTTGGATTCGCTTATGCTCAAATATAGATACTACAAAAACCAGTTCTAACATAAGTACACTGCAAACACTGGAACCAATGAAGACTCCAGAGAACAGTTGCAGGAGGGAAGCAATTAATTCCAAGCCAACCAGAACAAGTCCCAGCACGTAAAATGAGTCCTGATGTAACCACATCAGTggccagcctgctgctgcctctccaaAAGGATATCTCTGCTTCAGTAGAGgcagctgaaagctgctctgGTGAGATTTCCACACGGTCTTTTCTCTTATCCGAGCGGCGCAGGATGATCACAGAGTGGATGTGCACGATCCGGCTGGTGTCAACCTGACGGGAAGAACAGATCATTCCTCTCCTACGGCAGTAACCACCCCAAGGCCGCCAGCAGAGCACAGGTATCCAGTACAGCACAGCCAGGGGAAGCCTGCCGGACACTACGTTCCCATTCTCACAGCAGCACAAGACGGGAGGCCGAGGCCCCGCAGCACGGTCCTGCTGTCCAGACCCCGCCCGTCTCCCCCCTCCCGGTGCTCCCATCGCACCGCCGGTACCTCGCCGATGCAGAGCCCCATGACCTCCTCCTTCTCGGTGCTCAGCGCATGGTTCAGGCACACCAAGAAGGCATCGGCCTCCAGATACACCGCCTGCACCGCCATCttaccaccaccacccccccgTCTTCCTCTACCAGCCCCGGAAGTAGCCGGAGCCAAGCCCCACTCCCCCCGCCCTCACTCAGCAGCGGAACCAATCCCAGCGAGGCTCCCCGACCCTtccagccaatcagaggcggCAAACCCCCCCGCTGGCTTCCGGAGGTGCGAGCGGTGCCGCTCGGCGGAAGCGCCGTGTCGCCCACGCGAGCGGCAGCGGCGGGGTTCCGTGCTGCAGCCGCTGCCCGCCGCGGGGCGGACCGAGACGGGGCGGTGCGGTGTGGTGtggggcggaggggggggggggaggcgggGACCGGCGCGGCtcggggcggggcggggcttAGCTACGGAGCGGCTACCGGGGCCTGCGAGCAGCCGCGGGGAGGTCAGAGGGGGAGGGCGGGGGAAGGCTTTGCTCGGTGCACACGGCGCTGGCTGTCACCTGCCGCGGGGCTGCAGGTAGGTCAGGGGCGGGCGGCCCGCGGGGCCCGGCCCCGGGGGGTCCCGCTCCGCCCGGTGCCGTCTCTTGCCGTGGGGCGGCCGCTGAGCCCCACGGGCCCGGCCCGGGGGGGAGGCGGTTGCTATGGAGACGTGCTGCGCACTCCTCCCGCCGCGGCCGCCGGACCTCCCCGGCCCTCCCCGCACCGCTCCCTACCCTGCcgtcccccccccgctccccacCGGCCAGCCCCGTTACCAGGCCCGGCTCCCGCTGCCCTCCCTTCTGTGGGGCTCCCCCCATGCTGTGTCCATCTCTTTTTGTCTCCCTGTCTCTGTAGATCCCACCACAGAGCTTCCCTCCCCGCGCTGCTGGACAGCCCTGGCTGGTCGGTGAGCATCTGCTACCCCTCAGTAGTGTTGGGCAGAGCGGAGTCACAGGGCTGCTTGCTCGGGGCGAGTGCTCCAGGCAGAGTAGAGTCCAGACCCCCACGAAGAAGCTTTAGAGTGAGTCAACGTGCTCTGACACCAGCAGACAGCTCATCCCAGCCCTCAGCTTGCTTGTTGCAAGACACGGGCTGTGTTTATCAGGGAAGCTCAGCTCCCTTTTAGCTCCCTAAAGgctgcagccacagagctgtACAGGCAGCTGCACACTCTGCCAGAAGGGCAGACTGGGCAGCCTTGCTCCAGAAGCTGTGTTAGCACAACGCTGTGCCTGATGCACAGACGCTCAGCATCACTTCTTTCCCTTGGTGCCTAAATGGCAGCTGAACTCTTCTAGCGATCTGACCCAGTCcccttttaaaacagaaggtGATGAAGGGTGCATCGTGTTCAGCATGCAGACCTCCCGCCCTGGGCATGGGCCGAGCCATTTATTGCACTGGTTTTGTAAAGTATTTGAATGTACccaatttaaaagtaaataaattgtCTTCACCACAAGCTGCAGTCCTCCTCCCGGCCATTTCCACACTTATTCCTAGATCCTATGGCTTGGAAATCCACCCAGgtcccagagcagcagtgaaCTTGTAAGGCCCGACACTGAATGGACAGCATCCCTGCGAGTCTTGTCCCCATCCATGGGGATTTGGCTTTAAATCTTCCCAATTCGATATCTGAAACAGCTCAGACTTGTGCAGTTAGCTTGATGCACTTGTGTGTGTCAAAGGATGACGCTGCAGTCCTGCAGAGTTAatctgcttggggttttgttggatATGGTGGTTGTAAAAATAGATTGTGAAGCAAACAGCATAAGAAACAGGTTTTACAACTTGTCTTAAATAGCAATAAGTTTACTCCTCCTTTCACCCAGGTCtttcttcagggttttttttattgttttat comes from the Melopsittacus undulatus isolate bMelUnd1 chromosome 6, bMelUnd1.mat.Z, whole genome shotgun sequence genome and includes:
- the BRCC3 gene encoding lys-63-specific deubiquitinase BRCC36 — its product is MAVQAVYLEADAFLVCLNHALSTEKEEVMGLCIGEVDTSRIVHIHSVIILRRSDKRKDRVEISPEQLSAASTEAERLAEMTGRPMRVVGWYHSHPHITVWPSHVDVRTQAMYQMMDQGFVGLIFSCFIEDKNTKTGRILYTCFQSIQAQKSSEYERIEIPIHVVPHETIGKVCLESAVELPKILCQEEQDAYRRIHSLTHLDSITKIHNGSVFTKNLCSQMSAISGPLLQWLEDRLEQNKQRVQDLQQEKEQLLEELAALE